The segment ACCAAATAAGGGTATAACAAAACAGGAATGAATGAAGGTGAGAAAGGAACAATACAATCACAATGCAATGAGAAGATATTTTCTAACTGGAAAGTTTTTATCGCACTTCTAATCAAAAGGAAATGTATTTCTAATGACACTAAATTTCAGCAAGATGAGTCAACCAGATCTGTAACATTCCGTTAAATAATACAACGCAAAGTTCAACAAAAACTTACTAACAACTTACTTTAAAGTCTTccggctgttttttttctgctgtgaTGAAAGCCTGAATGAAAGCAGCGCAACAGTTCGGtcgattttttttgtttgtttgtttctttctttctttctttcgagCCGCTAATTTGCACTCAGTCTATCTGGAAGTCACACGGAGTGAACAACAGCTGGCTACATTGTTACGCGCCGCGGTTCCTCGCTGTCAAACTTCAAACTCCGAAGCAAAAGTTCACTGACGCGAGAGTGTGTGGTCACGTGGCAGGAAGTGAGTAACTCCCGATGTAAACAAAGCGCACGCGCTACAGGGCGCAGATGGATGTTTCTTTTCTGGATCTTTCGCTGTTAAAGTTAAATCCAGCAGCAGCTCAGCGTTATGACATTACTTACGACAAGGGAAGCTACAATTTGATAGTCTTCTTTCCttgaaatttccttttttttttttttacttttcgaCTGTTTAtttggtgtgtttttgtgtcaaGTCAATTTAaatcaagtaggcttttattgtcatttcagacatatacatatacaaacgttcctccaggacaaaggtgctacatacaaaataaattaacataaactaACTTAATAAGCTGCCTCACtcgggttgtgtgtgtgtgtgtgtgttcggggTTTGATGGGAGGGGGGTGCTTtaccctatcccaggagacttggggcagggtacatggacagggtgccaatcacaCATGATCAAAGACTACAGGCATTTTGGAaacagttagcctaatctgcagctttttggactgtgagaggagaCTCACCAAacaacagggagaacatgctaactccatgcacacagagacaggaattgaacccagaccctgtaggtgcaagctgacaatgctaaccactacaccaccgtgtcacCCCAATTAGCTGCCTATCCAGGAAAAAACAAATTGACactataaattaacaaaaactattcATATATAAGCGtcgctgggggcctggagcctatcccaggaggcttagggcacaacctggacagggtgccaatccatcgcgcactcacacacatactatgggcaatttggaaatgccgattagcctaatctgaatgtttttggactgtgggaggaaacccatggagcacgaggagaacatgcaaactccatgcatacagacccgaTGTGGGAATCGAGCCCAAGAcctggaggtgctaaccactgcgccactgtgctgccttatCTCACtctcatttatcttctatacagatttatcctgtatacagggttgcggggacatgaagcctatcccaggagacatgaGCCATGAGGCATATCCCAAAGCATGAAGCGGATTACACCCTAGaacgggtgccaatccatcgcaggccacacacacacacatatgctcacatgctcattcacacactacggggaaTTCGGGagtgccagttaacctaatgcaattttttggaatgtggaaggaaacccaccaagcatggggagaacattcaCACACGCTCAAAGGTCGGAATTGAATTCCAACCCTTAAGGCACAAGGCAACGgtgctattttatttattttattttatttatacattattcCCCATGGCAGTGCCGAttccaagcctggataaaatgggagggttgcgccaggaagggcatccggtgtaaaacctttgccaagttgttgtggatcagatggtccactgtggcgactcCTTGAAGGAAGCAGTTGAAGGTTTACTGTTGTGCACTCTAAGATTCATTTTTAGCTCACCACTGTTGCATAGGATGTTTACTCAAGTTAAAGGTCTTTAAATCAGCTCAAACTGGCCAGTCCCCTTCGACCTGTTCATCTCATCAGCATCATGTTTCTGCCAATAGAACTGCCAActgttggtggtggtgttttatttttccttagaCTCTACAGAGTGTTGGGTGTGAAAATCCCGGGAGATTCTGAaactcaaaccagcccatctggcagcAAAAATCATGCCACAGTCAAAATCACTGAGATCATGTttaacacagtttttttttgcgcatatccaattcaattcaattttatttgtatagcgcttttaacgatttacatcatcacaaagcagctttacacaatcaatatCCCAGGTTGTTAAAAAGGGTCACCCAAGATATAGCACCAGTGAAGCAGACAGGgtcaagggccttgcttaagggcctaACATCTGATCAGGAATCCAGAGCCCTAAGCATTGAACCAACGCTGCCCTTGAGAAACCACTTCCATGTCCCTAATATTAGATATACACATTAGCTTACTCTCCTTTGCAATGGTTTCATATGACTGGCACATGATTGCTTTAAATTACTTGGAATACGTATTCCAAGTAATTAAACACATGTTTAAGTGGCTTgtgaatattatatatagtttcaCTAGGCTTTCTTAGAAAAATTATACTGTTTTCTTGTCACAGGGATGGGTGTGAAAATGGGTATCTGAGAAAAAAGCATTGAAACATCATTTAACATGAAGTTTTATTCcaagttaaatatatttttttaaatggagacGTCACAAAGCTactttaaagaaatatattatttatagatATAAATTAATTACTCGGATACATAATGTAATAAACATGCAAGTTGCTCTAGAGAAgtgtgtctgctaaatgccataaacataaatgtagttaattttttttactaatgagCAAAATAgagtaaagaaataataataaattgagtCTTGGTTGTCAATtttaattagtctaatctgcaggtatttggactgtgggagggaacctatcaagcacagggggaacatgcaaacttataACATACAGGAGCATAGCCTTGATCCTGGTGGTGTAAGAACACaagagctaaccactacgccactgtgctgccaatgTGCTAGAGTGTCTATTTAAATGATTAGTATGCCCAGAAGAGAATGtagtgtttttataataaatatcagTCCTAGAGCTTACATAATATGCTTCCATTTTCCATTTGGGTCTCCAATTTATGCaactattcattcattcattcatcttcattaAGCAGTGTATCCTAATCAGGACTGAAATGGAGATAGTGTCTATCTCAGGGAAGCTGTGTGTAAGGTGAGGATGGGATATTACATGGtgccatgcacacacattcacaattaGGGGTTATGCAGAGTAATTGATCCACTCATTGGCACTTCTATGTAAGTTGGGAGAAAAACAGAGCCCCCTAGAGGAAGTTAATGTGCACAATATAAGAACATTAGAAACTCTGCATAGCTAGTGAACTGAAATCAGGGACCCTGGAAATGTCAGGGGGTAATGCCACCCTAAATAATGTATTGATTATTACATAATATACTGATTATTGATCATATAAGAACAATAGTTTCTTACTAGGTTTAAAGTACATAAAACTCATCAAAGCTACGGGGAAGCATGTGCAAtattatttatagttttatcACCTCTTGTACTTATAACACAAAATAGTTTCAAGTTAGTGAATGAACAGTAGAGTGGGCAAAAATttaagccaaaaaaataaagagaaatgacTCAGTTGTTAACCCACATGCTCtcctacacatgcacacacccatgctttctctctttctctttcaagCACTCAGATCATTTGAATTAATTAAACAGGCTTATTCAGATaataaaatatcttaaaatagAATTTATATGCAATTGTTTATCTTTCTTAATTCATGTCTGATATGAAGTAGGGAATTTGGCACTCCATCCATAATGCCTGTTCCACATTGTAATGTCTTGTTTATTTTGGAGGGTATCGAGCAAATGGTGCATCCTCGTTCATCTTGTTCTaatgggagggaaaaaaaataatgacaaaatacataaaatgaatTTGCACATTTGTGATATGTTTTAATGTAAGCAATTAGAACCTCACCATAGGAACCTCATCCAGCCTTTCAAACTGTGAGCTTTTTTGGCTGCTGATGAGCTTGGCGATCATAATCACACACAACAAAGccaaaattataaagaaaatgcATAGAATGGCCACAAGGCCTGGGTTCTTCGCCAAGCTGTCTCCTGTATTACTGGATGCTGTGTCAAAATATAAAGTTCGTAATACTTTGTTGTAGCAGCAATTATAGTCCACatgttttactttcactataGTCTTAATTAAAACTTACCTGTAACAGTACCTGAACTCTGGGTTGTATTCACTTTTTCTGGCGAAACAGGAGATTTACCAGGATCTTCAGTAGATGATAGGCTAGGTATTACTGAAACAAGTTCAGTTGACCTTAATGTAGTAGTTCCACTACTCTGACTGGACACTGAATCTGTTTTGGTTTGGTCAGTGCTGGTGATTTTGTCATGTGACGATGTGTGTGACTGTGAAGATGTGGATGTTGGATGGAGGCTTGTTTCAGTAGATGTCCTGCTTGTTGGATTTGTTTCAGTCGAAGCTGAAGTTGGTGTGCTTGCAAGAAAAGTCACGCTGGTAGAATCGGTGGACCTCGAAGCTGTGCTTGACGGGAGCTGCGTTTCGGTGGTAGATTTTCTTGTATCTGCCGTTGTTGTGCCAACTGTCGTTGTGATTTTAAAATTTCAGCATTATCTTGAGCAGAAATATGTGTCACTGAAGTGTATGATATAACAGCTATAGCTAAagagaaatgttttaatgtactAATGAAATAGCATaatgttgtttaatgctttaaCACAGAAAATGTAGCATCAGTTATACAGTAAAGTTTTCATGATTAGGaatgtttatttaactttaatggAAGGATCCTCCAGTGTTTCTGCACAGAGATACATTTCTGTTTAATGTTAAAGACAAGCTGTTATGTGTGTTattatcaaaagaaaaaaaagaatgagatTCGTGAGGGGTTAGTTTATAGATATATACTTTTGATTGGTCAAAATTACAAAGCACAGTTATGAGTTTCTGTATATAAtaccctgatacactaatgtacttatcccagcattACACTAGTACTTGTATACCATCAAGAATTTTTTCACAGTTTATTAGAGCCATAATTGGGCTGCCTACtacacatctgaaacactgggcTCCTTTAATGGCAAAAACAATATGGAAATTGCTATAACGGAAAGTCTTTGGTGATCAAACCAAGCCTTTTCTTCCCTGAGATGTCCTGCTCCAGTCACTGCGCGTTTATAGGAATGACTTCAGCGGGCTTCGAGCCACCTCGACTGGGATTATCATTCACTTaaaattaattctttaaaatgtttccaacattcagatgttttactgaatctcatcaccatactgtgcttaaagttttCTCTAAATGTAAATTGGTTTTATATGTATGTTATACAAAATACACTTCCACGCATAATctgctactgttttttttattttcaatgtacagtactgtacatatctaTTACTTAATTTTCCAAATAATACTTGCTTATTTTCTTCATACAGATGATCTTTTCTATTATATCAATGTAAGTGTCAGTTTCATAGCATTATCTATTCTATAgattgtgtaaatatttattgcCCATAGCCTTGTTCAAGGATATTTACagttccggtttgacttgaacgcccatcATAGTTGCGATAAATTAAATGACTTCTCTTGTAGATGTCCATcattaaacaaaccaaacaaatgttttaaaacataaatttctattatttataaAGTCAAAATTGTACTTGTTGACAAACAAATTGCTGTggaattaaagttatttttttatttgcaatattTTGCAATGTGTTGCTATAAAGCCGGTACCAC is part of the Clarias gariepinus isolate MV-2021 ecotype Netherlands chromosome 15, CGAR_prim_01v2, whole genome shotgun sequence genome and harbors:
- the LOC128543280 gene encoding uncharacterized protein LOC128543280 isoform X1, which gives rise to MAKILQIMTVLTIACNILQVGTTTADTRKSTTETQLPSSTASRSTDSTSVTFLASTPTSASTETNPTSRTSTETSLHPTSTSSQSHTSSHDKITSTDQTKTDSVSSQSSGTTTLRSTELVSVIPSLSSTEDPGKSPVSPEKVNTTQSSGTVTASSNTGDSLAKNPGLVAILCIFFIILALLCVIMIAKLISSQKSSQFERLDEVPMNKMNEDAPFARYPPK
- the LOC128543280 gene encoding putative protein TPRXL isoform X2, with product MAKILQIMTVLTIACNILQVGTTTADTRKSTTETQLPSSTASRSTDSTSVTFLASTPTSASTETNPTSRTSTETSLHPTSTSSQSHTSSHDKITSTDQTKTDSVSSQSSGTTTLRSTELVSVIPSLSSTEDPGKSPVSPEKVNTTQSSASSNTGDSLAKNPGLVAILCIFFIILALLCVIMIAKLISSQKSSQFERLDEVPMNKMNEDAPFARYPPK